CCCGCGGCTCTCGGAGATCATCGACCGCGCTAATCGGTTCTTCGATCGCTTCCTCATGACCCGGCACGGCCGTGCGGATGCCGTCCTGCTGGCATCCGACGACTACGAGGGCCTACTCGAGACCATCGACATCCTGGCTGATTCCGAGTGCGTGAAGCGCCTTGCGGAGGCGGAAGAAGAATTCGCCCGCGGCGGCGGCCACTCTCTCGAAGCGGCACGCCGCGAGCTCCGCGATGCCCCCGGCCAGAGTTGAGCTCTCGACGACGGCGCGCAAGGCCCTCGGGAGGCTTCGCTCGGCAAATCGACGGCTGTTCGAA
This window of the bacterium genome carries:
- a CDS encoding type II toxin-antitoxin system Phd/YefM family antitoxin, whose protein sequence is MATETLSLTELRPRLSEIIDRANRFFDRFLMTRHGRADAVLLASDDYEGLLETIDILADSECVKRLAEAEEEFARGGGHSLEAARRELRDAPGQS